The genomic window tgaatTGTTATGTTATCAGTAACTTTAAAAGACAACAGGagaagaaacaacacaggcatATGATAAaacaatcattatttaaattaaaatgttctttcttctctcctcatGAGAGTCTATCATGCATCCTAGAAGAGCCTTAGTATATAAATAACTGAAAAGAATCATCAATTAATTACACCAATTATGGACCGTAGTTGAACATTATCACTGTAATATCATCTACATGTAAACTGTGTGATGGATTTTCAATTTATATCGAAGGAAATGGAGCAAAGTCAGtgtgttgaattgtttttttctgtctctgtatcGTTGCCAATAAAGTCTCTTTGCAATTTTCAATAAATGCAGCATAATGCAAGCACACTTGCATTTAGATTTGGGCAAACAGAGCTTCACTCAACGTCTCTTTGTCTGTATGCAGGAGTCTAAATTTTCCGTGTGCTGCCCCACCTCTCTTGGAAAGCTGGTGCTGATTGAACTTGACAAAAAGCCTCTTCTATTGTTTCCAGAAGACAACTGGTTTCCCAACACGATCAAAGTTAAATCCCCAGAAGGTGACATATACACCTTTCCCATCTACCGCTGGATTGCTGGTTGCGAGGTTCACCTGTTCAGAGAAGGGACAGGTTGGTGGAACTGTACTTGATTATTAGGGCTATAGGTATTTGGATTTCAgatttattgtcattgtatgcAATACAACAAAATTTTGCTGGTGACAAACAGCCCAGTAGCAACGTATGAggtaaagataaaataaaatataaaaatatacaagCAGCATTTGTAATGTTATATGCTTTCTTATGGTCTGACAATACCCAGACCATCAGAAAGCAGGGAATGGTAAGTAATTTCATTTTCCTCAGCTCTACGAATCATCGATGACAATCATCATCTTGGCAAGTACAGCAGGGAGAAGGAGCTGAAGCTGAGAGGAGAACTGTACAGGTGAGTTCAGGCATAACATCCTGCATTCCATAAAACCAAAGCCCATCATTAAAGTAAGACACTAATATGGTTAAGCATCATTTTAGTCTTCATCCTTTTTTGAaaatcttctttatttttaagtttaaagtgCTGTCCTTTACCGgtgttttctacattttcttccCAGATGGGATGTTTATAAAGAGGGACTTCCTCACTGCATGAAAGCAGACAACGCTTCCTCTTTGCCTTGTGAGGTTGTCTTCTCTTTCACCAAAACTAAAGAATTTGCCCTCACTGCAGCCGCTGGGTGAGGTCCTCAATGTTATcttgcagtatttttttaaaatgctgaagGATTTTAGTCTTTACAGAACCTGCCTAAATTCATTACAGCTTTAAGAACTGCCATTAAACAAACAAGTAAGTAGTAGTACTTTTTGCCCcccatttcatgttttcttagGCTTGCAGAGCTGCAACTAAAGGGACTGTCTTCTTGCGAGCAGAAATGGTCTGATATTAACGCTATTAAAAAAGTcttctgcaacaaaaaaacagacatatcAGGTAAGACTCTGAAACAGTGGAAAAtcttttaaaccattttaacCTGCTAACTGTAACGAAGAGTTCAAGAACATTCAGACATTTTGTTGAATAATGAATACAAAGTTGTTAAACCCTGCTGTCATTTCAGAATATGTCCAGCAACACTGGAAGGATGATGCTTTTTTTGGCTACCAGTATCTCAATGGTGTCAACCCCAGTTTGATCCGACGTTGTTCAGCCCTGCCTGAAAACTTCACTGTAACTGATGAGATGGTGTTTCTCCGTGGTGGGGGATGCTTATCTGGAGAAATACAGGTCTAATGACTTTTTGTGTGATCAGACACTTGACAGCAATATTTTAATGAAGTGTGAAATGAAGTGAAGCTAACAGTGGCCGACGAGGGTAAACACGATGCAATGGCTGAAAGATTTTCAGTGACATAAACAGACTGCACATTCAAAAACTATGCAATTTTAAAAAGCCCAAACAAGCAACAACGGAAACTTGCTGCTCATGACAAACAATGGGCTGCGAAAAGTGAGAGCAAGGATACTGCAAATATATAAAGATGCCAAATCAGAACAGACAACTTCAGCAAAGAAATTCAACAACAAAACGCTGCTACCATCAGAACATTAGAGCATTAGGCCTGAAGAAGGCACAAAGAGGAACtggagtttgttttatttatactcTTGGGTAAAATAACTCACAAAGTATATCCGGGAATCCAGGAGGACTAGGTTTCTAAGCATGTTAGTGGGGACACAGTTTGGCTGGGAGGAAAACAGCCGTAAGGGCCAACAGGGGTCAGTTCAAGAACGGGGGAATATGGGCCTGGTATGGCCCATGGTACCACCTTAAATGTGTAACATGTTAAATATGTGATTTGCTTTCCATATTTCCATTTCTTATCATGCCAAAAGTTGAAATATTATAATTATGCCCAAAATTACCCCAGAAAGGAAACATATACCTGTGTGACTACAAGCAATTGGATGGAGTCAAACCAAACACCATCAACGGGAAGAAGCAGTACTTGATGGCTCCCCTCGTTCTGCTCCACAAAACGCCAGATGACAAGCTGATGCCAATCGCTATTCAGGTTAGCCTGACCTTCAAATTTACACAATGTTTGAGTTGGAAAATAACTTGATTggcaacaaacaaaatgaatttcatttgaatataCACTTGAGATTGCCAGCTGCATTTAATCAGTTAactgagtttgtttgttgtctagGTGATATATGACCTTTGAttgacatgtttaaatattaaacttcTTTCAAACGAAGCACCATCATTCATAATAATGTAACTTCTCCTGCAGCTGAAGCAGACTCCAGGAGAAGACAATCCCATCTTTTTTCCTACTGATTCCGAGTACGACTGGTTGATGGCCAAGATTTTTGTGAGAAGTGCAGATTTCAATGAACACCAGCTCAATGTTCACCTGCTGCGCACTCATCTTCTGGCTGAAGTGTTTGCTGTGTCTCTGCTGCGCAATGTGCCCATGGTGCATCCACTGTACAAGGTAAATAAAATTCAATCAGGAGACTTAAGAATGAACAACTATTTATTTACCaatttaggaaataaatgtgcaaagtctttggggattagactccatcatgtACTTAGAGGGGTAATGAGGAcaacagcaggataggatacccccctatggagtctagacactggtggtggtggagatAGAAGAATCTGTTAcctctgattttttattttgcaagtAATGTTGTAACTAACAGGGTTCAATCTTCCCCTCAGCTCCTCATTCCTCACACTCGCTACACCCTGCAGATCAACTTCATGGCTCGACTTGCTCTAATATCTGAGACTGGAGTTTTCACAAAGGTACAAAAAAGACAAGCATATGGTGGCCTACATGGACAAACATAATGCAACTGCTGAAATGTTTTCCATCAAGAGAGACAGACTCCAAAggtcaaaaacacaaattaaacaatgaaaaactgGTTGTGaatggaaaaacaacataaaacataaatgatgCTGTTTTTGAAACTGCCTACTAGACTACTAGTAattactgatttggccaaaatgcagtatgcatgCAATATGTAGTAGTATGTAGAATGCAAACAAATACGAGATCTTCAGTTTGCAAAAGataccaggatgtcatactgGTTTGTGAAAAATCCAGAGaatgcatcagaccagtcttccTTGCGTACTgttacccacaatgcaaagcaaagaaataatcacaatcagaccaaaccacacagacatacatcttttttgattctcaaatcatgaaaatcaaaatgaatcactTGTCAGCTTTTTCCAACTAAGTAAGTGGGTGCCACAGTTAGCAGCGTTTGCCTGCAGCTGGGCTTTTCTTTACTTCTGCATTCCAAAAAGGAAACCAGCTTAGTCGGGCCtagcatactgcaaaataaccacaGACTAgctcatactacatactactgtcGAACGCAGTATGAGTTTGAAAGTAGTATGTAGTAGGCAGCTATTCAAAAATAGCCTATGATTACAACGGAGATTAGGGTGGTCGAAACAACCAAATTTGTTGGTGTTAAAAGGTGGAGGATTTGGCCTGTCATGATGTACACAGGCCCGAGACCAACTTTTGCACATTTCCATTGTTATAGTTGTAATGGATATTGTACATGCTTTAAAATAAGCATCGTTTAGGGATCTGAAGTCTGTCTCATGGATATCCTTTGGGCCGTTGTGGcatgtctgttttttcattACATGTCCTGAATACTTCTGTACACatctataaatatatacaatttTGACTTTTCCCTAGTTTGCAGCTTCTGGTGGAGAGGGTATGATCACAATCCTGAAAAGATCACTGTCTTCAATGACCTACAGCTCCCTCTGCTTACCAGACGACATCACTGAGCGTGGGATGATATCTGTGCCCAACTACCACTACAGAGACGATGGACTCAAGCTTTGGGATATCATCCACAAGTAATGAACCGTTCACAATAAaagatatattttctttttcttaaatctGATCTCTAAGATTCATCACCATTACTGcattttaaacagttttgttttgtaataaTACTTAGGGGTCCAGGTTTGTTTTATTCCTGTAACTTCTGCCATGCAAAGCTAATGCCAGAAAAATGCATCTCCACAGTGCAAAAGTGTTTTACatattaaagaaacacacatgtgAATAGAGCCAAGCTCTATGGactgttttgaaatgttgtagGCAGCTCTGCAGAGACCGGTCTCACCACCTTCAACAAATGATGTTTGGAAAGTCAAAGTGAtaaccaacaaaacaaacaagattcCTCCAGAAAAAGGCAATAACTGGCAGCAGAAACAatgcttaaaacaataataagTAGTAATATTTAAAGTCTCAACAAAAATCTCAACAAACCTAACCAATCCCTAGCCTTTAACAAATGGTAAAACAACTCTATCTTTGAGTCTTGGCTGTGGTTTCTAACATTTCACTGTATTTCATGCTTGTATGCAGGATTTCAACAGTAGCGTGCATCTCAGGAAGGATGCTAGGTCATACAGTATTGCAATTTTCTTTGTAATGTGAG from Labrus bergylta chromosome 1, fLabBer1.1, whole genome shotgun sequence includes these protein-coding regions:
- the LOC109994923 gene encoding arachidonate 12-lipoxygenase, 12R-type — its product is MVKYKVIVSNSNLAQAATTNNVFIKLVGTEGESKRTWLTSVKGSATFYLGAESKFSVCCPTSLGKLVLIELDKKPLLLFPEDNWFPNTIKVKSPEGDIYTFPIYRWIAGCEVHLFREGTALRIIDDNHHLGKYSREKELKLRGELYRWDVYKEGLPHCMKADNASSLPCEVVFSFTKTKEFALTAAAGLAELQLKGLSSCEQKWSDINAIKKVFCNKKTDISEYVQQHWKDDAFFGYQYLNGVNPSLIRRCSALPENFTVTDEMVFLRGGGCLSGEIQKGNIYLCDYKQLDGVKPNTINGKKQYLMAPLVLLHKTPDDKLMPIAIQLKQTPGEDNPIFFPTDSEYDWLMAKIFVRSADFNEHQLNVHLLRTHLLAEVFAVSLLRNVPMVHPLYKLLIPHTRYTLQINFMARLALISETGVFTKFAASGGEGMITILKRSLSSMTYSSLCLPDDITERGMISVPNYHYRDDGLKLWDIIHKFVKGVLCHYYKTDAEVHQDSELQKWIQDIYEHGFLSQSCTGIPQSFSSVDELIKFVTMVIFTCSGQHSAVNSGQYDYGGWMPNTPMTLQRAPPTTKGTTSEATMLQTLPDVNVTVQGMSTLWLLSKQSSDFVALGQFAEDHFCEEIPSKLIKDLQGQLEILSTVLKTRNKSLEVPYTYMDPALLENSVAI